Proteins encoded together in one Desulfuromonas sp. window:
- a CDS encoding diguanylate cyclase response regulator, which produces MTQATILVVDDELFFLRLYSELLESDDYLIETAASGEEAVTRIRQGGIDLVMTDMNMPGVDGLEVLRASRNIRNSPDVIMVTGHATTESAIQALKNGARDYIIKPFNPDELRHLVHTCIEQRRLLNENSSLKSQIELFQKGQNLASLIDLDRLLPQSINSMLQELGGGRGIAFMYGNNSAPVLRSCISMNENEGRAIAQTMLPMIDPQGRLRFLDGSEFTTSSGWPEDVNSIGILPLPCQGDIKGAIILCNAPDDRMETLETTENLLFLSEQICLGFDNAFQFLGTRELVYTDDLTGLFNHRYLHLAIEKEISRASRYDLKFSIIFLDLDHFKQINDTHGHLAGSKTLTEVAAVLRSSVREVDTLFRYGGDEFTALLVETDEEGARIAAERMRASIAGTTFLQDEGINAKVTATIGYATYPYHTGNKFDLIDMADKAMFNGKKERNVIRVASPNRSQEA; this is translated from the coding sequence ATGACACAAGCAACCATCCTGGTCGTCGATGATGAATTGTTCTTCCTCCGCCTGTACTCTGAACTGCTTGAATCGGATGATTACCTGATTGAAACAGCTGCATCCGGTGAAGAAGCGGTTACCAGAATCAGGCAGGGCGGAATTGATCTTGTCATGACCGACATGAACATGCCGGGAGTCGATGGTCTCGAAGTTTTGCGGGCCTCACGAAATATCAGAAATTCCCCCGATGTCATCATGGTGACAGGCCATGCGACCACCGAGAGCGCTATCCAGGCGCTCAAAAACGGCGCCCGTGACTACATCATAAAACCATTTAATCCGGACGAATTGCGCCATCTCGTCCATACCTGTATTGAGCAACGTCGTCTGCTCAATGAGAACAGTTCCCTGAAAAGTCAAATCGAGCTTTTCCAGAAAGGTCAGAACCTCGCTTCGCTGATCGATCTCGATCGATTGTTGCCACAATCGATCAACTCGATGCTACAGGAATTGGGCGGCGGTCGAGGGATCGCCTTCATGTATGGCAACAATTCGGCTCCGGTACTCCGTTCCTGTATCAGCATGAACGAAAATGAAGGCCGCGCTATTGCCCAGACAATGCTCCCAATGATCGATCCGCAGGGCAGACTCAGATTCCTTGACGGAAGCGAGTTCACCACTTCATCCGGATGGCCCGAAGATGTCAACTCCATCGGCATTCTCCCTCTTCCGTGCCAGGGCGACATAAAAGGTGCTATCATCCTCTGCAACGCTCCGGACGACCGCATGGAAACACTGGAAACGACCGAAAACCTGCTTTTTCTTTCAGAACAGATCTGTCTCGGCTTTGATAATGCCTTTCAGTTTCTCGGTACCCGCGAGCTGGTTTACACCGACGACCTGACCGGCCTCTTCAATCACCGTTATCTGCACCTGGCTATCGAGAAGGAAATCAGCCGTGCATCACGGTATGATTTGAAATTTTCAATTATTTTTCTCGACCTCGATCATTTCAAGCAGATCAACGACACGCATGGCCATCTGGCCGGGAGCAAAACCCTGACCGAAGTTGCCGCTGTCCTCAGATCATCGGTTCGCGAAGTCGACACCCTCTTCCGTTACGGTGGAGACGAATTTACGGCCCTGCTCGTCGAAACAGATGAAGAGGGGGCACGCATTGCAGCAGAAAGAATGCGGGCCTCCATTGCCGGCACAACCTTCCTGCAGGATGAGGGGATTAATGCCAAGGTCACAGCGACTATCGGTTATGCGACATATCCCTACCACACCGGGAACAAGTTTGACCTGATCGACATGGCCGACAAGGCTATGTTCAATGGAAAAAAAGAGCGGAATGTCATCCGAGTTGCCAGCCCAAACAGAAGTCAGGAAGCCTGA